In Erigeron canadensis isolate Cc75 chromosome 1, C_canadensis_v1, whole genome shotgun sequence, a single window of DNA contains:
- the LOC122585063 gene encoding pectinesterase inhibitor 10-like has product MEGSSSINSRNYNILLILLITSSINIISALEKTSVEFIRTSCSLTTYPTLCFNSLSTKAGAIQSSPKQLAQTALSVTLDTTLSTSSSMVKLSKVHGMTPIEVRAMKDCIEMLSDSVYELKQSIEEMNKPGSKDSGMVINDIQTWVSSALTDEDTCSEGFKNDPKMKSVVRGKIVNVVHLTSNALALINSYASLRG; this is encoded by the coding sequence ATGGAAGGCTCATCTTCAATAAATTCTCGAAACTATAACATTCTCCTTATATTACTTATTACTTCCTCCATCAATATAATTTCAGCCCTCGAGAAAACAAGTGTTGAATTCATCAGAACTTCTTGCAGTTTGACTACTTACCCTACACTCTGCTTCAACTCACTCTCAACAAAAGCAGGTGCAATTCAATCAAGCCCCAAGCAACTAGCCCAAACAGCTCTATCTGTCACTCTTGACACAACCCTATCCACCTCTTCATCAATGGTAAAATTGTCAAAAGTGCATGGCATGACTCCGATAGAGGTTAGAGCCATGAAAGACTGCATTGAAATGTTGAGTGACTCTGTGTATGAGCTGAAACAATCAATTGAGGAGATGAATAAGCCAGGTTCCAAAGACTCTGGGATGGTGATAAACGACATACAAACATGGGTCAGCTCTGCGCTAACGGATGAAGATACATGTTCTGAAGGATTTAAGAATGACCCTAAAATGAAAAGTGTGGTGAGAGGAAAGATTGTAAATGTCGTCCACTTAACCAGCAATGCTTTGGCTTTGATCAACAGCTATGCTTCTTTGCGTGGGTAA
- the LOC122588371 gene encoding pentatricopeptide repeat-containing protein At5g62370: MIKTNNKPHKFISLLLKSIQNSFSTNPFSLSDLPCEQDHKSLCFSLAQSLINRGLLSSAKRVIQRLVLQSPTLVDKVSVVNFAVSRGVELDLLTYSGLVCKLVNAGEFGLAEILYLDRVLKRGVKPDALLLGSMMICYCKLGKLQDENDHFEKFVGLKSLPRGTMCSEFLGEVFEQKRFVDAYDYLIRINTVGVLLNVSCYNMLISGLSSRGYVDEALQVFDIMLERGVAPVSHLWKSLVFGFCKMDRVEEAEWLSLEMESYGFFVDKVMYTSLVKGYCKNRKVKMGMRLLYKMLKMGCEPDTYTYNTLLQGFVTAGLSDKVWVLNQHMIELGLEPDVLTYQIMINKLCKENKVECALALLNSMCDRNLKPNVHCYTPIIPALYKEKRVEVDEVYQKMLGSGVIPDHVFFFTLMKEYPKGHGLHLTLKILNAVAKYGCGIDPSSSYNAFWPTMNVQYENDHLLGRIMESRPHLANMSYSIYIVALCLGGKSDDALRSMVFMITLGFQPLPSAYNSLIKCCCQHGSVDYAKAMIELMEGMGTVPDSTTFLIMINEHCKRGDLASTFDVLRLMHKRRMQPTVAIYDCIIGCLGREKRVFDAHVMFKKLVESGIDPDDALYFRMINVYSKHGQVIEANRVFNRMMKHGIQPNSHAYLSLISGFVKKNMMDKGVKYLGNMLEDGFMPNKELYTSLIDIFLRKGELDFAFRLVSLMEGSNIECDQVTYITLISGICRNLQCYNGTWHDTHSKSSKERENLYHLLRQNSLFLKESNTRISIKTHEDLKLLAMKLMKGVKDSCYMPNLYLYNGILSGFCRMGKLEQAYDHLDLMEKHGVAPNQATFTILINGHIQAGKIDAAVGLFNQMNSIGCFPDRIVYNSLIKGFCKNNRLVDALSLAHAMCKRGFAPSKIAYENMLVSLCTSRLIREALSICEDMIGHSYSPCQYNGKWLLSILLEENKLHEAQMVRNMMFGKGTKLPNPMRQRILMGS, encoded by the coding sequence ATGATTAAAACCAACAACAAACCTCACAAGTTCATATCTTTATTACTTAAATCAATTCAAAATTCATTTTCAACTAACCCCTTTTCACTATCTGACCTTCCCTGTGAACAAGATCATAAATCTTTGTGCTTTTCCCTTGCCCAAAGCCTAATTAATCGCGGGCTTTTGTCGTCTGCGAAACGTGTTATTCAGCGTCTAGTTTTGCAGTCGCCTACATTGGTAGATAAAGTTTCTGTTGTAAATTTTGCTGTTTCACGGGGTGTTGAGCTTGATTTATTGACTTATTCTGGGTTGGTTTGTAAGCTTGTGAATGCGGGTGAGTTTGGATTAGCTGAAATTTTGTATCTTGATAGGGTTTTGAAAAGAGGGGTTAAGCCCGACGCGTTGTTGTTAGGTTCTATGATGATTTGTTATTGTAAATTGGGGAAATTACAAGACGAAAATGACCATTTTGAAAAGTTTGTTGGGTTAAAGTCGTTACCTAGGGGAACAATGTGTTCTGAGTTTCTTGGAGAGGTGTTTGAACAAAAAAGATTCGTTGATGCATATGATTATTTAATTAGGATTAATACTGTGGGAGTTTTACTTAATGTTTCGTGTTATAATATGTTGATATCCGGGTTGTCGTCTAGAGGGTATGTCGATGAAGCCCTTCAAGTGTTTGATATAATGCTTGAGAGAGGTGTGGCACCTGTATCTCATTTGTGGAAGTCACTTGTGTTTGGTTTTTGTAAAATGGATAGAGTTGAAGAAGCCGAGTGGTTAAGTCTGGAGATGGAATCGTATGGTTTTTTTGTCGATAAGGTTATGTATACTAGTCTTGTTAAAGGTTATTGTAAGAATAGGAAAGTAAAAATGGGAATGAGGCTGTTATATAAAATGCTTAAGATGGGTTGTGAGCCGGATACTTATACTTACAATACATTGTTACAAGGGTTTGTTACTGCCGGATTATCTGATAAAGTCTGGGTGTTGAACCAGCACATGATTGAGTTGGGACTGGAACCTGATGTGTTGACTTACCAAATTATGATCAATAAGCTTTGTAAGGAGAATAAAGTTGAGTGTGCATTGGCATTGCTGAATAGCATGTGTGATAGGAACCTAAAGCCGAATGTGCATTGTTATACACCCATCATCCCTGCACTTTACAAAGAGAAAAGAGTTGAGGTTGATGAGGTATACCAAAAGATGCTCGGTTCTGGAGTGATTCCTGATCACGTGTTCTTTTTCACACTTATGAAGGAGTATCCGAAAGGGCACGGGCTACATCTTACACTCAAGATTTTGAATGCAGTTGCTAAATATGGGTGTGGTATTGATCCTTCTAGTTCTTATAATGCTTTTTGGCCTACCATGAACGTTCAATATGAAAACGACCATCTTCTAGGCAGAATAATGGAAAGCAGGCCTCATCTGGCTAATATGTCGTATAGTATATACATTGTTGCATTGTGCCTAGGAGGAAAAAGTGACGATGCATTGCGTTCTATGGTTTTCATGATCACTCTTGGATTTCAGCCTTTGCCTTCAGCTTATAATTCCttgataaagtgttgttgtCAACATGGATCTGTTGACTATGCTAAAGCCATGATTGAACTCATGGAAGGCATGGGTACAGTTCCAGACTCAACAacatttttgattatgataaatgaaCATTGTAAGCGGGGTGACTTAGCATCTACCTTTGATGTTCTTCGTCTAATGCATAAACGGAGAATGCAGCCTACTGTTGCTATTTATGATTGCATCATTGGTTGCTTAGGCAGAGAAAAAAGAGTTTTTGATGCACATGTTATGTTTAAAAAGCTGGTTGAAAGTGGCATAGATCCTGATGACGCTTTGTATTTCAGAATGATAAATGTGTACTCTAAACATGGTCAAGTAATAGAAGCCAACAGGGTATTTAACCGAATGATGAAGCATGGAATACAACCAAATTCACATGCTTACTTGTCTCTTATAAGtggatttgttaagaaaaacaTGATGGATAAGGGTGTGAAGTATCTTGGTAATATGTTAGAAGATGGTTTTATGCCAAATAAAGAACTCTATACCTCCCTTATcgatatttttttaagaaaagggGAGCTTGATTTTGCATTTCGACTCGTTTCTTTGATGGAAGGAAGTAATATCGAATGTGATCAGGTTACCTACATCACCCTGATCAGTGGAATATGCAGGAATCTTCAATGTTACAATGGTACGTGGCATGATACCCATTCAAAATCCTCAAAAGAAAGGGAAAATCTGTATCATCTACTTCGACAGAACTCATTGTTTTTAAAGGAGAGCAATACGAGAATTTCCATAAAAACTCATGAAGATCTCAAGTTATTAGCAATGAAATTGATGAAAGGGGTTAAGGACTCTTGCTATAtgcctaatttatatttatataatgggATACTATCTGGGTTTTGTCGGATGGGCAAGCTTGAGCAAGCATATGATCATCTGGATTTGATGGAAAAACATGGCGTGGCTCCCAATCAGGCAACATTCACCATTCTCATTAATGGACATATTCAGGCCGGTAAAATTGATGCTGCTGTTGGCTTGTTTAATCAAATGAATTCCATAGGGTGCTTCCCGGATAGAATTGTATATAATAGTTTGATAAAAGGTTTTTGTAAGAATAATAGATTGGTTGATGCTTTATCTCTTGCACATGCAATGTGTAAAAGAGGGTTTGCACCAAGCAAAATAGCTTATGAAAATATGTTAGTTAGTCTTTGTACTTCTCGTTTGATCAGAGAAGCATTGAGCATTTGTGAAGATATGATTGGTCATAGTTATTCACCGTGTCAATATAATGGTAAATGGCTGCTTAGCATATTACTTGAAGAAAACAAATTGCATGAAGCTCAAATGGTACGTAATATGATGTTTGGAAAAGGAACAAAGTTACCAAATCCCATGAGACAGAGAATTCTAATGGGCTCATGA
- the LOC122585064 gene encoding uncharacterized protein LOC122585064 — MQQRYSGNRRPSGTDGSDFAYRMVVDNRYTKVAKGKSTLSKILIIQTVVILLGLLVTLSALLNNEPLDTLAAVFASITFVSIVIGELGRKRSRASLLKFYIAASSIGVVGSILAVVQSSIQLKVFHDPSLLETEKVAVLKIACVSVGVFVQLFSVATTTSLIGNMSPPKRAS; from the exons ATGCAGCAGAGATATTCCGGTAACCGACGTCCATCGGGAACTGATGGCTCCGATTTCGCATACCGTATGGTCGTTGATAACC gaTATACAAAAGTTGCCAAGGGGAAATCCACTCTCTCCAAAATTCTCATCATTCAG ACAGTTGTAATTTTGTTAGGATTACTTGTTACACTATCTGCACTATTGAATAACGAGCCTCTCGATACGTTAGCTGCTGTATTCGCCTCTATAACTTTCGTTTCGATCGTAATCGGAGAGTTAg GTCGAAAACGTAGCAGAGCTAGCCTTTTGAAATTCTATATTGCTGCATCGTCTATAGGAGTAGTTGGATCTATATTGGCCGTCGTCCAAAGCAGTATCCAACTTAAG GTTTTCCATGATCCGAGTCTCTTGGAGACAGAAAAAGTAGCTGTGTTGAAGATTGCTTGTGTTTCTGTCG GAGTGTTTGTGCAATTATTTTCTGTTGCTACAACAACTTCTCTCATTGGGAATATGTCTCCTCCAAAAAGAGCTTCTTGA
- the LOC122585062 gene encoding pectinesterase-like, with protein MSSFNLFSSFWMSMFVLSSFFTLSIQVNEESHVDINSWCQTTPYPNQCNYFLGRGPMPRHKEDFRILALQAAIDNANETQGCAKELGKMCQTTSKKAVWDDCYNLINNSIFQLNQTLNGLKNNQSSDFDAQTWLSASLTNLQTCFLGCDDLNVTDFVTPIKSSNLTEMISNSLAINHGFLKQKNNPSSANQTNDLPTWVTHLDRRLLATVSLQSIANVTVSQAPDSRFPTIQSALDYAKSIDRLNTRFVIYIKAGVYNEYIQVTNDLKNIMFVGDGIRYTIITGNRSVVYGGTTTYGSATIGIDGPGFIARGITFRNTAGPQAGQAVAVRSSSDLSVFYACSIEGYQDTLFAVSQRQFYKLCYIYGTVDFIFGNAAVVLQNCVILVRKPVIGQANTITAQGRGDPFQNSGISIHNCRVLPAPDLIPVLDSVQTYLGRPWQEFSRTVFMKTYLDGFINPKGWLPWGNTDFAFTTLYYGEYGCFGNGSALENRVDWLGYHGDLSLTDAHAFTVEELISGRMWLPATGVPFIAGM; from the exons ATGTCTTCATTCAATCTATTTTCGTCGTTCTGGATGTCCATGTTCGTCTTATcatctttttttactttatctATACAAGTAAATGAGGAGTCACATGTTGACATCAACTCATGGTGTCAAACAACTCCTTATCCTAACCAATGTAATTACTTCCTGGGTCGTGGCCCAATGCCACGACACAAGGAAGATTTTCGAATATTAGCCTTGCAGGCTGCAATTGATAATGCCAATGAAACACAAGGATGTGCAAAAGAACTTGGTAAAATGTGCCAGACTACCTCAAAGAAGGCGGTCTGGGACGACTGCTACAACCTTATCAACAACTCTATTTTCCAACTCAACCAAACGCTAAACGGCCTAAAAAACAACCAAAGCTCGGATTTTGATGCCCAGACATGGCTGAGCGCCTCCCTCACTAACCTCCAAACTTGTTTTTTGGGTTGTGATGACCTAAATGTAACCGATTTCGTTACTCCCATCAAGTCAAGTAACTTGACTGAGATGATAAGCAATAGTTTGGCTATAAATCATGGTTTCTTGAAGCAAAAGAATAATCCTAGTTCTGCTAATCAAACAAATGATCTTCCAACATGGGTAACACATCTTGACCGGCGACTATTGGCCACGGTCTCCCTCCAGTCGATAGCAAATGTGACAGTATCCCAAGCACCAGATAGTCGGTTTCCAACGATACAGTCAGCTCTTGATTATGCTAAAAGTATAGACCGTCTGAATACGAGATTTGTAATATATATCAAAGCAGGTGTTTATAATGAATACATTCAGGTTACGAACGACTTGAAAAACATCATGTTTGTGGGTGATGGGATAAGGTATACTATCATCACCGGCAACCGGAGTGTAGTCTACGGAGGTACCACAACTTATGGGTCAGCAACCATCG GAATTGATGGCCCTGGATTCATAGCTCGTGGAATAACATTCCGCAACACTGCTGGCCCTCAAGCGGGCCAAGCAGTAGCAGTACGATCATCATCCGATCTCTCGGTCTTCTACGCTTGTAGCATTGAAGGATATCAAGATACCTTATTCGCGGTCTCTCAACGACAATTTTACAAACTTTGTTACATTTATGGTACCGTTGATTTCATATTTGGCAATGCGGCTGTGGTATTGCAAAACTGCGTAATCCTAGTAAGAAAGCCCGTAATTGGACAAGCAAACACCATAACCGCCCAAGGTCGTGGTGACCCATTCCAAAATAGTGGCATTTCCATCCACAACTGTCGTGTACTACCAGCTCCGGACCTAATTCCAGTGTTGGATTCAGTCCAAACCTATTTAGGTCGGCCGTGGCAAGAATTTTCTAGAACCGTGTTTATGAAAACATATCTTGATGGTTTTATCAACCCTAAAGGATGGTTGCCTTGGGGGAATACTGATTTCGCTTTTACAACTTTGTATTATGGAGAATATGGTTGCTTTGGCAATGGTTCGGCATTGGAAAACCGAGTGGACTGGCTCGGATACCATGGTGATTTGAGCTTGACTGATGCACATGCTTTCACGGTGGAAGAACTCATTTCAGGCAGGATGTGGCTGCCTGCCACCGGTGTACCGTTCATAGCCGGAATGTGA